The Solibacillus sp. FSL W7-1464 genome contains a region encoding:
- a CDS encoding S-layer homology domain-containing protein: MAKTIRPLLSLLFFLLVLNGSSLTTSAKGVNLLPFEDVKSGRNSNAYLSTYEYPSNKMKEDFIDEISTYAMKANEKWGIPASAIMGMAILESGYGTTRIAMNANNLFGIKVWGHNPKNAWQLKGQPDEDYEPVPVLKDYGNDRKIYDESKRRDNWYRAFSSYKEAVDYLAGNLLLNDRYRFAKKNYDERIKKGWSYERASKEYLYDVANAGYIHLGGEYYRNKVGSIMDERDLYQYDDRKLDIDGHWAAEQIVFLTEKGWLSGYPDGTYKPNHSITRAQAAAIISNFLALTTTNKDISFKDVENSFWASESIRLVAQHSIINGIEDGYFSPNTFLTRAQAAQIFYNAGLYSQSANKGVNSFIDVHQNFWASLAIETMKQEGIMAGYTASRFGPNNPTTRAHMAAMIYRIHEKGLNK, encoded by the coding sequence TTGGCGAAAACAATTAGACCATTACTATCACTATTATTTTTTTTACTAGTCTTAAATGGCAGCTCGTTGACCACGAGTGCAAAAGGCGTTAATCTTCTACCATTTGAAGATGTAAAGTCCGGAAGAAACAGTAATGCCTACTTATCTACATACGAATATCCTTCAAATAAAATGAAGGAAGACTTTATTGATGAAATTTCTACATATGCAATGAAAGCAAATGAAAAGTGGGGAATCCCTGCTAGTGCCATTATGGGAATGGCCATTCTTGAAAGCGGCTATGGAACAACAAGAATAGCAATGAATGCGAATAATCTTTTCGGAATAAAGGTTTGGGGACATAATCCGAAGAACGCCTGGCAGTTGAAGGGACAACCTGATGAAGATTATGAACCGGTACCTGTCCTGAAGGATTACGGGAATGACCGCAAAATATACGATGAAAGCAAAAGAAGGGATAACTGGTACCGGGCTTTTAGTTCCTATAAAGAAGCGGTCGATTATTTGGCAGGGAACTTATTGTTAAATGATCGATATCGATTCGCTAAAAAGAATTATGACGAGAGAATAAAAAAAGGATGGAGTTATGAGCGGGCTTCCAAAGAATATTTATACGATGTTGCCAACGCCGGCTATATCCACTTGGGCGGGGAATACTATCGAAATAAAGTAGGCTCCATCATGGACGAACGTGATTTATATCAATATGATGATAGAAAATTAGATATAGATGGACATTGGGCTGCAGAACAAATTGTATTCTTAACTGAAAAAGGCTGGCTTTCCGGCTATCCTGATGGTACATATAAACCGAATCATTCGATCACAAGAGCTCAGGCAGCTGCTATTATCAGTAATTTTTTAGCGCTGACTACAACAAATAAAGATATTTCATTTAAAGATGTGGAAAATAGCTTTTGGGCATCGGAATCAATTCGTCTAGTTGCCCAACATAGCATAATTAATGGTATTGAAGATGGCTATTTTTCACCGAATACTTTTTTAACAAGGGCACAAGCGGCTCAAATTTTCTATAATGCCGGACTTTATAGCCAGTCTGCGAACAAGGGTGTAAATTCATTTATAGATGTGCACCAAAATTTTTGGGCATCTCTTGCGATAGAAACGATGAAACAAGAAGGTATTATGGCGGGCTATACGGCTAGCCGATTTGGTCCAAACAATCCGACAACAAGAGCACATATGGCAGCTATGATTTATCGGATACATGAAAAGGGTTTGAATAAATAA
- the pdxS gene encoding pyridoxal 5'-phosphate synthase lyase subunit PdxS: MVQVGTDRVKRGMAEMQKGGVIMDVINAEQAKIAEAAGAVAVMALERVPSDIRKAGGVARMADPRIVEEVMNAVTIPVMAKARIGHIVEARVLESMGVDYIDESEVLTPADEEFHLLKSDYTVPFVCGCRDLGEAARRIGEGASMLRTKGEPGTGNIVEAVRHLRKVNAQVRRVVGMNVDELMTEAKILGAPFELLLEIKRLGRLPVVNFAAGGVATPADAALMMELGADGVFVGSGIFKSENPEKFARAIVEATTHYTDYQLIAEISKELGTPMKGIEIATLNVNERMQERGW; this comes from the coding sequence ATGGTACAAGTTGGAACTGATCGAGTAAAACGTGGAATGGCAGAAATGCAAAAAGGTGGCGTTATTATGGATGTCATTAATGCTGAACAGGCAAAAATCGCGGAAGCGGCAGGTGCAGTAGCAGTGATGGCACTGGAACGTGTGCCTTCTGATATTCGGAAAGCTGGCGGTGTTGCCCGTATGGCAGATCCGCGGATTGTGGAGGAAGTGATGAATGCCGTCACGATCCCTGTTATGGCAAAAGCACGAATCGGTCATATTGTCGAAGCACGTGTATTGGAGTCAATGGGTGTGGACTATATCGATGAAAGTGAAGTTTTAACACCGGCCGATGAAGAATTCCATTTACTTAAGAGTGATTATACAGTGCCATTTGTTTGTGGTTGCCGTGACTTAGGAGAAGCAGCTCGACGTATTGGTGAAGGGGCTTCTATGCTCCGTACGAAAGGTGAACCAGGTACAGGCAATATCGTTGAAGCAGTTCGTCACCTTCGAAAAGTTAACGCACAAGTTCGCCGCGTTGTTGGAATGAATGTGGATGAATTAATGACTGAGGCCAAAATTTTAGGTGCCCCATTTGAATTACTATTGGAAATTAAGCGTTTAGGCCGATTACCTGTTGTGAATTTTGCTGCGGGTGGCGTGGCAACACCTGCAGATGCCGCGTTAATGATGGAACTTGGTGCAGATGGTGTGTTTGTAGGCTCCGGAATATTCAAATCAGAGAATCCTGAAAAATTTGCGCGTGCCATTGTGGAAGCAACAACACATTATACAGACTACCAACTGATTGCTGAAATATCGAAGGAACTCGGAACTCCGATGAAAGGAATTGAAATAGCTACACTGAATGTTAATGAACGCATGCAGGAGCGTGGCTGGTAG
- a CDS encoding NUDIX hydrolase produces the protein MKVFGEKLDGLNYEIRNAVYAVIFDSTMKYVLTVQTSRGDYFLPGGGIEGHENHSQCLEREILEETGYNVLVGPFIGNAKGYFLSTKKEPILNDGYFYFAQLFNKIQEPIDDDHFIQWIEADKARELLVHAHQKWAVKEGLKLQKHKK, from the coding sequence GTGAAAGTATTTGGAGAAAAACTAGATGGCCTTAATTATGAAATAAGAAATGCGGTTTATGCCGTTATTTTTGATTCAACAATGAAGTATGTCTTAACAGTCCAAACTTCAAGAGGCGATTACTTTTTGCCGGGTGGCGGGATAGAAGGTCATGAAAACCACTCGCAATGCTTGGAAAGAGAAATACTTGAAGAAACCGGATATAACGTTTTGGTCGGTCCTTTTATAGGAAATGCAAAGGGCTATTTTCTTTCAACTAAAAAAGAGCCCATTCTAAATGATGGCTATTTCTACTTCGCACAATTATTCAATAAAATTCAAGAGCCCATTGATGACGACCATTTTATACAATGGATTGAGGCAGATAAAGCCCGGGAACTCTTAGTGCATGCTCATCAAAAATGGGCAGTAAAAGAAGGACTAAAACTACAAAAACATAAAAAATGA
- a CDS encoding DUF2179 domain-containing protein, translated as MQEIILILVIQLVYVPLMTLRTIFLVKDMRLLASIFGFLEILINVFALSIIFNGEQNIIPMLVYALGFSLGIPIGTMIENKLAIGFVSVTINTQQKNQELIDTLRNSGFAITTSVSEGRDSERYKYEILAKRNREKELFALVESIEPKAFIISYEPKSFKGGFLVDRMRKFKLRR; from the coding sequence ATGCAGGAAATAATCCTAATTCTGGTCATACAGCTCGTTTACGTGCCGTTAATGACATTGAGAACAATTTTTTTAGTTAAAGATATGAGGCTTCTTGCTTCTATTTTCGGTTTTTTAGAAATTCTTATTAATGTATTTGCACTTTCAATTATTTTTAATGGGGAACAGAACATCATACCGATGCTTGTATATGCACTTGGATTCAGTTTAGGGATACCTATCGGAACAATGATCGAAAACAAGTTGGCTATTGGTTTTGTCTCTGTTACAATCAATACGCAGCAAAAAAATCAGGAATTGATCGACACATTAAGAAACAGCGGCTTTGCCATTACGACATCTGTCAGTGAAGGACGTGACAGTGAACGTTATAAATATGAAATTCTCGCTAAACGAAACCGGGAAAAAGAATTATTCGCCCTTGTGGAATCGATTGAACCAAAGGCATTTATCATTTCCTATGAGCCAAAATCATTCAAAGGCGGTTTCTTAGTCGATCGTATGCGTAAATTTAAACTTCGACGATAA
- a CDS encoding GNAT family N-acetyltransferase: MITLRKVQKTDLEELIVIENEGFTKEEAATREAFVERIQLIADTFIVAEKDGEMVGYINGPVIPQLYITDDLFEEITGNPKKGGYQSILGVAVSKKARNQGIARILINKMEQLVKENDRQGITLTCKQELVPFYEKLGFLNHGISESQHGGVSWYNMIKLQENMS; the protein is encoded by the coding sequence ATGATTACATTAAGAAAAGTGCAAAAGACAGATTTAGAAGAGCTGATCGTCATTGAAAATGAAGGCTTTACAAAAGAAGAAGCGGCCACAAGGGAAGCCTTTGTGGAAAGAATTCAGCTGATTGCGGATACGTTTATTGTCGCTGAAAAAGATGGAGAGATGGTAGGTTATATTAACGGCCCGGTCATTCCTCAACTCTACATAACGGATGACCTTTTTGAAGAAATTACTGGAAATCCCAAAAAAGGCGGCTACCAGAGTATATTAGGCGTAGCAGTTTCTAAAAAGGCGAGAAATCAAGGAATCGCTCGGATCTTAATCAATAAAATGGAGCAGCTCGTTAAAGAAAATGACCGACAAGGAATTACGTTAACATGCAAACAGGAATTGGTTCCTTTTTATGAAAAGCTCGGTTTTCTAAATCACGGCATTTCTGAATCACAGCATGGCGGCGTCAGCTGGTATAACATGATCAAACTGCAGGAGAATATGAGTTAA
- a CDS encoding cysteine peptidase family C39 domain-containing protein has product MIIINSVVFWVIISMSINTYLMTLPIPVIRKKDFPATYMIQQENRIDFQKGTECAAFSTAYLLRHFGRDAEGETLYQHFPNKTRAGNVYPKGIRTVLRNYGFKTNYYKGNINTLKSEVSKGTPVIVFIKVKRDLKNLHFVPVVGYDKEYIYLSESLSHLVNDAGEQKTHNRKVPVEEFKKLWDVKRIHTLPYSNTYIAV; this is encoded by the coding sequence ATGATAATAATAAATTCAGTTGTTTTCTGGGTGATTATTTCAATGTCCATTAATACGTATTTAATGACTTTGCCTATACCGGTTATACGAAAAAAGGATTTTCCGGCTACTTACATGATTCAGCAGGAGAATCGAATTGACTTCCAAAAAGGTACGGAATGCGCGGCATTTTCTACAGCGTACTTGCTGCGTCACTTTGGCAGGGATGCTGAAGGGGAAACGTTATATCAGCATTTTCCTAACAAAACAAGAGCAGGCAATGTCTATCCAAAAGGGATACGTACGGTGTTAAGAAATTATGGATTTAAGACGAATTATTATAAAGGCAATATAAATACATTAAAGTCCGAAGTCAGTAAAGGAACGCCGGTCATTGTTTTCATTAAAGTGAAGAGGGATCTCAAAAATCTGCATTTTGTCCCGGTAGTCGGGTATGACAAAGAGTACATTTATCTTTCAGAGTCACTCAGCCACTTAGTAAATGATGCAGGAGAACAGAAGACTCATAATCGAAAGGTTCCGGTTGAAGAGTTTAAAAAACTTTGGGATGTAAAGAGAATTCATACGCTTCCCTACAGCAATACATATATCGCGGTATAA
- the pdxT gene encoding pyridoxal 5'-phosphate synthase glutaminase subunit PdxT has protein sequence MAKIGVLALQGAVKEHIQQIELLGHDAVAVKTYDELLGVDGLILPGGESTTIGKMLERNDLLEPIKAMAQQGLPMFGTCAGLILLAKKIKDFNTPHLGLMDVEVERNSFGRQVDSFEAPLSIPSIGDEITAVFIRAPHIVSVGEHVEILATYEERIVLARDDQFLGCSFHPELTDDVRILEYFIGMATEFKKVPK, from the coding sequence ATGGCAAAAATAGGAGTGCTTGCATTACAAGGTGCGGTAAAAGAGCATATTCAGCAAATTGAACTTCTTGGTCATGATGCTGTTGCAGTAAAAACATACGATGAATTACTGGGTGTTGATGGCCTAATTTTACCTGGTGGAGAAAGTACGACAATCGGGAAAATGTTAGAACGAAATGATTTGTTAGAACCTATAAAGGCAATGGCACAGCAAGGTCTCCCAATGTTCGGGACATGTGCCGGCCTTATACTATTGGCCAAAAAGATCAAGGATTTCAATACCCCTCACCTCGGTTTAATGGATGTGGAAGTAGAAAGAAATTCTTTCGGTCGACAAGTAGATAGCTTTGAAGCACCGCTATCAATTCCATCAATCGGTGATGAAATAACAGCAGTTTTTATTCGTGCACCGCATATTGTCTCAGTCGGTGAACATGTTGAAATACTCGCTACATATGAAGAACGAATCGTACTAGCCAGAGATGATCAATTTTTAGGCTGCTCTTTTCATCCCGAACTCACTGATGATGTTCGAATCCTCGAATATTTTATCGGTATGGCAACAGAATTTAAAAAGGTTCCTAAATAG
- a CDS encoding pirin family protein: MATNAAFQREIKSFWYPEYNNNGYPHVQQGFILHPDRNAEFDPFILMAEDWYKRGVFSDHPHRGFQTVTYVVDGRLEHIDNAGGYSILNAGDVQYMNAGWAARHAEEAFEEDLIHTLQLWLNLPKSLKHTETSYQNIYVEDAPVVNIGGGFVRVYSGDIAGVTGPMQSLVPITMTEITLREGAEYTHVLPENHNSFLFMLAGEMEFGESRTKISKTGAATISFNEAGSKDNASELKMKAATRSKVLIYSGVPIREDIALGGPFVMNTREEIREAFRDLQLG; this comes from the coding sequence TTGGCAACGAATGCAGCATTTCAAAGAGAGATTAAAAGTTTTTGGTATCCGGAGTACAACAATAATGGGTATCCTCATGTCCAGCAAGGATTCATTCTTCACCCTGATCGGAACGCTGAATTCGATCCATTTATTTTAATGGCAGAGGATTGGTATAAGCGCGGTGTTTTCTCTGATCACCCGCACCGCGGATTTCAAACGGTAACCTATGTTGTGGATGGTAGACTTGAACATATTGATAATGCTGGCGGTTACAGCATTTTAAATGCAGGGGATGTTCAATATATGAATGCCGGCTGGGCAGCTCGCCATGCGGAAGAAGCGTTCGAGGAAGACTTGATTCATACATTACAGCTATGGTTGAACTTGCCGAAAAGTTTAAAACATACAGAAACGTCTTATCAAAATATTTATGTGGAAGATGCACCGGTAGTCAATATCGGTGGCGGGTTTGTCCGCGTTTATTCAGGAGATATTGCAGGTGTAACAGGACCAATGCAAAGTTTAGTTCCGATTACGATGACCGAAATTACGCTCCGTGAAGGTGCAGAATACACACATGTTTTACCTGAAAATCATAATTCATTTCTCTTTATGCTGGCAGGAGAAATGGAATTTGGGGAAAGCAGGACCAAAATCTCCAAAACAGGAGCGGCTACGATCTCATTTAACGAAGCTGGTTCCAAAGACAATGCAAGCGAATTAAAGATGAAAGCAGCAACACGTTCTAAAGTTCTAATTTATTCAGGTGTTCCCATTAGAGAAGATATCGCTCTAGGCGGACCGTTCGTGATGAATACGAGAGAAGAAATCAGAGAAGCATTCCGTGATCTGCAGCTAGGGTAA